The following proteins are co-located in the Deinococcus aquaedulcis genome:
- a CDS encoding SMI1/KNR4 family protein — protein MSATAFADALRAAVPALAAPLRPPARAQDLEGAQAALGLPLPPAVQSSYSTHDGQNGILPGVLFGLTWLPLGRAVQEHATWMDLAQDDPALTSEPEGAIRAVNFSRGWLPFATDGGGNGLAVDLDPGGAGKAGQVITYGPDEALRRVVAPDLDTFFAWAARAVQAGDLSVQGDESRFQGMASFLDALRDLPLPLA, from the coding sequence ATGAGCGCCACTGCCTTTGCCGATGCCCTGCGCGCCGCTGTGCCGGCCCTGGCCGCGCCGCTGCGCCCGCCTGCCCGCGCCCAGGATCTGGAGGGCGCGCAGGCGGCCCTGGGGCTGCCTCTGCCCCCGGCTGTTCAGTCGTCCTACAGCACCCACGACGGCCAGAACGGCATCCTGCCCGGTGTGCTGTTTGGCCTGACGTGGCTGCCTCTGGGGCGCGCCGTGCAGGAGCACGCCACCTGGATGGACCTCGCCCAGGACGACCCGGCCCTGACCAGCGAGCCAGAAGGCGCCATCCGCGCAGTGAATTTCAGCCGGGGCTGGCTGCCCTTCGCCACCGACGGCGGCGGCAACGGTCTGGCGGTGGACCTGGACCCCGGCGGGGCAGGGAAGGCCGGGCAGGTCATCACCTATGGCCCGGACGAAGCCCTGCGCCGGGTGGTGGCCCCCGACCTGGACACTTTCTTTGCCTGGGCCGCGCGGGCGGTGCAGGCCGGGGACCTGAGCGTGCAGGGCGACGAGTCCCGCTTTCAGGGCATGGCCTCGTTCCTGGACGCGCTGCGCGACCTGCCGCTGCCGCTGGCTTAG
- the mnmE gene encoding tRNA uridine-5-carboxymethylaminomethyl(34) synthesis GTPase MnmE: MSSRTGLSDTIAAIATAPGSAGVGIVRVSGPQALAVADGLFRGRRVPSRTPGGRFLFGQFVDHAGEVLDEGLCLVFRGPRSFTGEDVAEFQTHGSPAVLAGVLSRALALGARPARPGEFTLRAYLHGRLDLTQAEAVLNLVEAQTDAARRQASLGLGGALRERVGGVARQVTRTLAALQALLDYPEEGVPEEDRAQPLAQAERELQDLVRTAHAGQVATRGARLALIGRPNAGKSSLLNALVGYERSIVTPLPGTTRDYLEAGLELAGVPVTLVDTAGIRETGDQIEAAGVQQALTLAGAADLVLALEDGSRPREALGADLAGAGRVLRVRTKADLPPAWTDPGALEVSAVTGQGLPELREAVRAALLGDAARGEAWLTTERQADAARRALAHIQAAQTLPDDLAGYELEEALRALAELTGQDVQEDVVDAVFRNFCVGK, encoded by the coding sequence GTGAGTTCGCGCACCGGCCTGTCCGACACCATTGCCGCCATTGCCACCGCGCCGGGCAGCGCCGGGGTGGGCATCGTGCGCGTCAGTGGCCCGCAGGCCCTGGCAGTGGCCGACGGGCTGTTTCGGGGGCGGCGCGTGCCCTCGCGCACGCCCGGGGGCCGCTTTCTGTTCGGGCAGTTTGTAGACCACGCGGGCGAGGTGCTGGACGAAGGGCTGTGTCTGGTCTTCCGGGGGCCGCGCTCCTTTACCGGCGAGGACGTGGCCGAATTCCAGACCCACGGCAGCCCCGCCGTGCTGGCCGGGGTGCTGTCCCGCGCGCTGGCGCTGGGCGCCCGCCCGGCGCGCCCCGGCGAATTCACCCTGCGCGCCTACCTGCATGGCCGCCTGGACCTCACCCAGGCCGAAGCGGTGCTGAATCTGGTGGAAGCCCAGACCGACGCCGCCCGGCGGCAGGCCAGCCTGGGCCTCGGCGGCGCCCTGCGAGAACGCGTGGGGGGGGTGGCCCGGCAGGTCACCCGCACCCTGGCCGCGCTGCAGGCCCTGCTGGACTACCCCGAAGAAGGTGTGCCCGAAGAGGACCGCGCCCAGCCGCTGGCCCAGGCCGAACGCGAGTTGCAGGACCTGGTGCGCACCGCCCACGCCGGACAGGTGGCCACGCGTGGCGCCCGGCTGGCCCTGATTGGCCGCCCGAACGCGGGCAAAAGCAGCCTGCTGAACGCCCTGGTGGGCTACGAACGCTCCATTGTGACGCCGCTGCCCGGCACCACCCGCGACTACCTGGAAGCCGGCCTGGAACTGGCCGGGGTGCCCGTGACCCTGGTAGACACGGCCGGCATCCGCGAAACCGGCGACCAGATCGAGGCGGCCGGGGTGCAGCAGGCCCTGACCCTGGCGGGGGCTGCCGATCTGGTGCTGGCCCTGGAAGACGGCAGCCGCCCGCGCGAGGCCCTGGGCGCCGACCTGGCGGGGGCGGGCCGCGTGCTGCGCGTGCGCACCAAGGCCGACCTGCCCCCCGCCTGGACTGACCCTGGGGCCCTAGAGGTCAGTGCTGTGACCGGCCAGGGCCTGCCAGAACTGCGCGAGGCCGTGCGCGCGGCCCTGCTGGGCGACGCTGCCCGGGGCGAAGCGTGGCTGACCACCGAGCGGCAGGCCGACGCCGCCCGCCGCGCCCTGGCCCACATTCAGGCCGCCCAGACCCTCCCCGACGATCTGGCCGGCTACGAACTGGAAGAAGCCCTGCGAGCCCTGGCCGAACTGACGGGTCAGGACGTGCAGGAAGACGTGGTGGACGCGGTATTCCGGAATTTCTGTGTGGGGAAGTAA
- the rapZ gene encoding RNase adapter RapZ, translating to MPFVVVSGLSGSGKSTALRTLEDAGFFITDNLPPELWGAMHDLVSARGLPCVAISTDARTRDFLGALEASYVRLSRRREDLRVLFLEANTDVLLKRYNFTRREHPLGDNLMLDFARERELLAPLRAIADTVIDTTHLSARDLSAKVLRLFRLENDFHLRLMSFGFKHAPPRDADLVLDVRSLPNPYYDPVLRPRTGLDPAVARYAFGDSEAEAFYAELRDFVRVAAERARSAGRHGYTVAVGCTGGQHRSVAVAARLAQDLKDLNVDIMDHRDMQAGEDA from the coding sequence ATGCCTTTTGTCGTCGTCTCCGGTCTGTCTGGCAGTGGCAAGAGCACCGCGCTGCGCACGCTGGAGGACGCCGGGTTTTTCATCACCGATAACCTGCCGCCTGAACTGTGGGGCGCCATGCACGACCTCGTGTCGGCGCGGGGCCTGCCCTGTGTGGCGATCAGCACCGACGCCCGCACCCGCGACTTCCTGGGGGCGCTGGAAGCCAGTTACGTGCGCCTCTCGCGCCGCCGCGAGGACCTGCGCGTGCTGTTTCTGGAAGCGAATACCGACGTGCTGCTCAAGCGCTACAACTTCACCCGCCGTGAGCACCCGCTGGGCGACAACCTGATGCTGGACTTTGCGCGCGAACGCGAATTGCTCGCGCCCCTGCGCGCCATTGCCGACACCGTCATTGATACCACGCACCTCAGCGCCCGCGACCTGTCGGCCAAGGTGCTGCGCCTCTTCCGGCTGGAAAACGACTTCCATCTGCGCCTGATGTCCTTTGGCTTCAAGCATGCTCCGCCCAGAGACGCCGATCTGGTGCTGGACGTGCGTTCGCTGCCCAATCCCTACTACGACCCCGTGCTACGCCCCCGCACTGGCCTGGACCCGGCTGTGGCCCGCTACGCCTTTGGGGACTCAGAGGCCGAGGCCTTTTACGCCGAACTGCGCGATTTCGTGCGGGTGGCCGCCGAGCGCGCGCGCTCGGCCGGGCGGCACGGCTACACCGTGGCGGTGGGCTGCACGGGCGGGCAGCACCGCAGCGTGGCAGTGGCCGCGCGGCTGGCCCAGGACCTGAAGGACCTGAACGTGGACATCATGGACCACCGCGACATGCAGGCAGGCGAAGACGCGTGA
- the ychF gene encoding redox-regulated ATPase YchF gives MGLAIGIVGLPNVGKSTLFNAITRAGALAANYPFATIEPNVGRVTVPDERLAALSKVFTKGERVPPIIPTFVEFVDIAGLVKGASKGEGLGNQFLANIREADAIAHVVRCFEDGNVVHVAGRVDPIDDIETINTELILADLAGLEKRLQNLQKKAKSNDKDAKEQAVLAEQIIAVLSEGKPARAAQYDAPIPKEFGLITTKPVIYVANVGEDNLTEDNEHVQKVRDYAAAEGAQVVKISAQIEGELAEMPEDEARAFLEELGVQESGLDQLVKVGYETLGLITFITSGEKEVRAWTIRKGEKAPEAAGEIHSDLERGFIRAEVIEWDKMVEAGGWAPAKAKGWVRTEGKDYVMKDGDIMNVLHNM, from the coding sequence ATGGGATTAGCTATCGGTATTGTTGGCCTGCCCAACGTCGGAAAAAGCACGCTGTTTAACGCCATCACCCGCGCCGGGGCACTGGCGGCGAACTACCCCTTTGCCACCATTGAGCCCAACGTGGGCCGCGTGACCGTCCCCGACGAGCGCCTCGCGGCGCTCAGCAAGGTGTTCACCAAGGGCGAGCGCGTGCCGCCGATTATTCCCACCTTCGTGGAATTCGTGGATATTGCCGGGCTGGTGAAGGGTGCCAGCAAGGGCGAAGGGCTGGGCAACCAGTTCCTGGCCAACATCCGCGAGGCCGACGCCATTGCCCACGTGGTGCGCTGCTTTGAAGACGGCAACGTGGTGCATGTGGCCGGGCGCGTGGATCCGATCGACGACATCGAGACGATCAACACCGAGCTGATTCTGGCGGACCTCGCGGGCCTGGAAAAGCGCCTGCAGAACCTGCAGAAAAAAGCCAAGAGCAACGACAAGGATGCCAAGGAGCAGGCGGTCCTGGCCGAGCAGATCATCGCCGTGCTCTCAGAAGGCAAGCCCGCCCGCGCCGCCCAGTACGACGCGCCCATTCCCAAGGAATTCGGTCTGATCACCACCAAGCCTGTGATCTACGTGGCGAACGTGGGCGAGGACAACCTGACTGAAGACAACGAGCACGTGCAGAAGGTGCGCGATTACGCCGCCGCCGAGGGCGCCCAGGTGGTCAAGATCAGCGCCCAGATTGAGGGCGAACTGGCCGAGATGCCTGAAGACGAGGCCCGCGCCTTTCTGGAAGAACTGGGCGTGCAGGAAAGTGGCCTGGACCAGCTGGTGAAGGTGGGCTACGAGACGCTGGGCCTGATCACCTTTATCACCAGCGGCGAAAAAGAGGTGCGCGCCTGGACCATCCGTAAAGGTGAGAAGGCCCCTGAAGCCGCCGGTGAGATTCACAGCGACCTGGAGCGCGGCTTTATCCGCGCCGAAGTGATTGAGTGGGACAAGATGGTGGAAGCGGGCGGCTGGGCCCCCGCCAAGGCCAAGGGCTGGGTGCGCACCGAAGGCAAGGACTACGTGATGAAGGACGGCGACATCATGAATGTCCTGCACAACATGTGA
- a CDS encoding glutamate-5-semialdehyde dehydrogenase: MTVAGEAEIRLMGVQARAAARVLRSLPTARKVAALAAIAQGLRAQAGVILAANAQDVEAAVAAGLPEPMVARLRLSPDALEGIAADVEAVSRLPDPVGETGPVQAQPSGIRVSTRRVPLGVLGVIYESRPNVTVDVAALALMSGNAVILRGGKETVRSNATLEEVIHAALRAQDLPAAAVQVIRDPARERMLELLKLDDLVDAIIPRGGAGLHRFCVDNATVPVIVGGIGVVHLYLDASFTRTPEDRAAAAAILHNAKVQKPSACNALDTLLLDRAALAALPDLLRPLVAEAVALRADPEALAALHAAGLPAQAATEADYGTEFLGLTLSIKTVAGLDEALDFIAAHGNHTDVILTRDPGQAARFVQDVDSAAVMVNASPRFNDGGQLGLGAEVAISTQKLHARGPMGLRELTTTKWVVEGEGTVRG; the protein is encoded by the coding sequence ATGACTGTGGCCGGAGAAGCCGAGATTCGCCTCATGGGCGTGCAGGCCCGGGCGGCGGCCCGGGTGCTGCGTTCGCTGCCTACCGCGCGCAAGGTGGCGGCCCTGGCGGCCATCGCCCAGGGCCTGCGCGCCCAGGCCGGGGTGATCCTGGCCGCCAATGCCCAGGATGTGGAAGCCGCCGTGGCCGCCGGTCTGCCCGAGCCGATGGTGGCCCGCCTGCGTCTGAGCCCGGATGCTCTGGAAGGCATCGCGGCCGATGTGGAGGCGGTGTCGCGCCTGCCAGACCCGGTGGGGGAGACGGGCCCGGTGCAGGCCCAGCCCAGCGGCATCCGGGTGAGCACGCGGCGGGTGCCGCTGGGCGTGCTGGGCGTGATTTACGAAAGCCGCCCCAACGTCACGGTGGACGTGGCCGCCCTGGCCCTGATGAGCGGCAACGCCGTGATTCTACGCGGTGGCAAGGAAACGGTGCGCAGCAACGCCACGCTGGAAGAGGTGATTCACGCGGCCCTGCGCGCGCAGGACCTGCCCGCAGCGGCCGTGCAGGTGATCCGCGACCCCGCCCGCGAGCGCATGCTGGAGCTGCTGAAACTGGATGATCTGGTGGATGCGATCATTCCCCGGGGCGGCGCCGGGCTGCACCGCTTCTGCGTGGACAACGCCACGGTGCCGGTGATCGTGGGGGGCATCGGCGTGGTGCACCTGTATCTGGACGCTTCGTTCACCCGCACACCGGAAGACCGCGCTGCCGCCGCCGCCATCCTGCACAACGCCAAGGTGCAGAAACCCAGCGCCTGCAACGCCCTGGACACCCTGCTGCTGGACCGCGCCGCGCTGGCCGCGCTGCCTGACCTCCTGCGTCCGCTGGTAGCCGAGGCCGTGGCCCTGCGCGCCGATCCGGAGGCCCTGGCGGCCCTACACGCGGCCGGCCTGCCCGCCCAGGCCGCCACCGAGGCCGATTACGGCACCGAGTTCCTGGGCCTGACGCTCAGCATCAAGACCGTGGCCGGGCTGGACGAGGCCCTGGACTTTATCGCCGCACATGGCAACCACACCGACGTGATCCTGACCCGCGACCCCGGGCAGGCGGCGCGCTTCGTGCAGGACGTGGACAGTGCCGCCGTGATGGTGAACGCCAGCCCCCGCTTCAACGACGGCGGTCAGCTGGGCCTGGGTGCCGAGGTGGCGATCAGCACCCAGAAGCTCCACGCCCGGGGCCCCATGGGCCTGCGGGAATTGACGACGACAAAGTGGGTGGTAGAAGGCGAGGGTACAGTGCGCGGGTAG
- a CDS encoding PspA/IM30 family protein produces MSILDRLSRLLRANVNDLISRAEDPGKIIDQALRDMRAAYAEARSEVAEAMSQNAKLEREASTNRRLSSEYEKKAEEALRGGSEDLAREALRRAQNAKDLAAGFEEQLSTQSQTVEQLKTQLRALEAKIDEMEGKKTLLAARQKTAQAGATLDRVSGFDKAGGAMDAFEEMEAKVAGMEDRNRAVTQLRQEGDFDAQLKDLGRNRELDDAFAALKAKVQGEGGQNSGGTNSGGQTGG; encoded by the coding sequence ATGAGCATCCTTGACCGTCTGTCCCGACTGCTGCGCGCCAACGTCAACGACCTGATCAGCCGCGCCGAAGACCCCGGCAAGATCATTGATCAGGCCCTGCGCGACATGCGCGCCGCCTACGCCGAAGCCCGCAGCGAGGTGGCCGAGGCCATGAGCCAGAACGCCAAGCTGGAGCGCGAAGCCAGCACCAACCGCCGCCTGAGCAGCGAGTACGAGAAAAAGGCCGAAGAAGCCCTGCGCGGCGGCAGCGAGGACCTGGCCCGCGAGGCCCTGCGCCGCGCCCAGAACGCCAAGGATCTGGCGGCCGGCTTCGAAGAACAGCTGAGCACGCAGAGCCAGACCGTTGAGCAGCTCAAGACCCAGCTGCGCGCCCTGGAAGCCAAGATTGACGAGATGGAAGGCAAGAAGACCCTGCTGGCCGCCCGGCAGAAGACCGCGCAGGCCGGGGCCACCCTGGACCGCGTCTCTGGCTTCGACAAGGCGGGCGGGGCCATGGACGCCTTCGAAGAAATGGAGGCCAAGGTGGCGGGCATGGAAGACCGCAACCGCGCCGTGACCCAGCTGCGCCAGGAGGGCGACTTCGACGCCCAGCTCAAGGACCTAGGGCGCAACCGTGAACTCGACGACGCCTTTGCCGCCCTGAAGGCCAAGGTGCAGGGCGAGGGCGGCCAGAACAGTGGCGGCACGAACAGCGGCGGCCAGACCGGCGGCTGA
- a CDS encoding gluconeogenesis factor YvcK family protein: MSDPPIPRPSPSSVLPEAVRDDMVGRGQQVTRRARMWMSPGLGVKRWLLLFVVCTLVGAVGVLHFTWTGPLHFVATRWILWVNHLVSPEVMPLYTGGMALMVLSLLGALWSIMMLSRSVLRGTGTAPEQAVDLMYQRRHLARGPRIVAVGGGTGLSNLLSGLRVHTGNTTAIVAVSDDGGSSGRLRASLDMIAPGDLTDCYAALSDSPVMARLLLHRFERGDGIQGHTFGNLLLATLSEEEGGLSEAMLDIHEVLRIRGRVYPATTQPATLVARLNDGRTLRGESRFAAEMGEAQIQHVQLDPPALPALPEVLHAIREAEQIVLGPGSLYTSIIPALLVPEIARELRASPAPLIYVASLMTEPGETDGLSLEDHVQAITSHLGRMPDCVLVNSAVPPRDVVARYAEGGAHLLNLAGASRELRGRAVVLPLLQPGQARHDPAALAQALLHAAPKRDQG, from the coding sequence GTGAGCGACCCCCCCATTCCGCGTCCGTCCCCGTCGTCCGTACTGCCCGAAGCGGTGCGGGACGACATGGTGGGGCGCGGCCAGCAGGTCACCCGCCGCGCCCGCATGTGGATGTCGCCGGGCCTGGGGGTCAAGCGTTGGCTGCTGCTGTTCGTGGTCTGCACCCTGGTGGGGGCCGTGGGGGTGCTGCACTTCACCTGGACCGGGCCGCTGCATTTCGTGGCCACCCGCTGGATTCTGTGGGTCAACCATCTGGTCAGCCCCGAAGTGATGCCCCTGTACACCGGCGGCATGGCCCTGATGGTGCTGTCGCTGCTGGGCGCGCTGTGGAGCATCATGATGCTCAGCCGCTCGGTGCTGCGCGGCACCGGCACCGCCCCCGAACAGGCCGTGGACCTGATGTACCAGCGCCGTCACCTCGCCCGGGGCCCGCGCATCGTGGCGGTGGGGGGCGGCACGGGCCTGAGCAACCTGCTCTCGGGCCTGCGGGTGCACACCGGTAACACCACCGCCATCGTGGCCGTTTCGGACGACGGCGGCTCCTCGGGGCGCTTGCGGGCCTCGCTGGACATGATCGCGCCCGGGGACCTCACCGACTGCTACGCGGCGCTCTCCGACAGCCCCGTCATGGCGCGGCTGCTGCTGCACCGCTTTGAACGCGGGGACGGTATTCAGGGCCACACCTTCGGCAACCTGCTGCTGGCCACCCTCAGCGAGGAAGAGGGCGGCCTGAGCGAAGCCATGTTGGACATTCATGAGGTGCTGCGCATTCGCGGGCGGGTGTACCCGGCCACCACCCAGCCCGCCACGCTGGTGGCCCGCCTGAATGACGGCCGCACCCTGCGCGGCGAGAGCCGCTTTGCCGCCGAGATGGGCGAAGCGCAGATTCAGCATGTGCAGCTGGACCCCCCGGCGCTGCCCGCCCTGCCCGAAGTGCTGCACGCCATCCGCGAGGCCGAGCAAATCGTGCTGGGGCCCGGCAGCCTGTACACCAGCATCATCCCGGCGCTGCTGGTGCCCGAAATTGCCCGCGAGCTGCGCGCCTCGCCCGCGCCTCTGATCTACGTGGCCAGTCTGATGACCGAGCCCGGGGAAACCGACGGCCTGAGCCTGGAGGACCACGTGCAGGCCATCACCAGCCACCTGGGCCGGATGCCCGACTGCGTGCTGGTGAACAGCGCCGTGCCCCCGCGCGACGTGGTGGCCCGTTACGCCGAAGGCGGCGCGCACCTGCTGAACCTCGCGGGCGCCAGCCGCGAGTTGCGTGGGCGCGCGGTGGTGCTGCCCCTCCTGCAACCCGGTCAGGCCCGGCACGACCCCGCCGCGCTGGCCCAGGCCCTGCTGCACGCGGCCCCCAAGCGCGACCAGGGCTGA
- the dxs gene encoding 1-deoxy-D-xylulose-5-phosphate synthase, which yields MDSPASLTPLLDRIATPSDLKALSREQLPPLAQELREEIVRVCSVGGLHLASSLGATDLIVALHYVLNSPRDRLLFDVGHQAYAHKMLTGRRTQMPSLKKEGGLSGFTKVSESEHDAITVGHASTSLANALGMAVARDALGQDYRVAAVIGDGALTGGMALAALNTIGDTGRKMLIVLNDNEMSISENVGALNKFMRGLQVQKWFQEGEGAGKKAVQAVSKPLADLMSRAKSSTRHFFDPASVNPFAAMGVRYVGPVDGHNVEELVWLLERLVDLDGPTILHVVTKKGKGLSYAEADPIYWHGPGKFDPATGEFSASKAYSWSNAFGDAVTELARLDPCTFVITPAMREGSGLVEYSKAHPNRYLDVGIAEEVAVTAAAGMALQGLKPVVAIYSTFLQRAYDQVLHDVAIEHLNVTFAIDRAGIVGADGATHNGVFDLSYLRSIPGVRIGLPKDAAELRGMLKYAQNAAGPFAIRYPRGNTTPVPEGTWPDLEWGTWEVVQPGQEVVVLAGGKALEYATKAAAGLSGVGVVNARFVKPLDETMLRELAHTARALVTVEDNTVVGGFGSAVLEFLNAEGLHTPVRVLGIPDEFQEHATVDSVHARAGIDAQAIRTVLAELGVDVPIGV from the coding sequence ATGGACAGCCCTGCAAGCCTGACCCCGCTGCTGGACCGGATTGCCACCCCCAGCGACCTCAAGGCCCTGAGCCGCGAGCAGTTGCCGCCCCTGGCCCAGGAACTGCGCGAGGAGATCGTGCGCGTGTGCTCGGTGGGGGGGCTGCATCTGGCGTCCTCGCTGGGGGCCACGGACCTGATCGTGGCGCTGCACTACGTGCTGAATTCGCCGCGTGACCGCCTGCTGTTTGACGTGGGCCACCAAGCCTACGCCCATAAGATGCTCACCGGGCGCCGCACCCAGATGCCCAGCCTCAAAAAAGAAGGGGGCCTAAGCGGCTTTACCAAGGTCAGCGAATCCGAGCACGACGCGATCACCGTGGGCCACGCCAGCACCAGTCTCGCCAACGCCCTGGGCATGGCGGTGGCGCGCGACGCCCTGGGCCAGGACTACCGCGTGGCCGCCGTGATCGGCGACGGCGCCCTGACCGGCGGGATGGCGCTGGCGGCGCTGAACACCATTGGCGACACCGGGCGCAAGATGCTGATCGTGCTGAACGACAACGAGATGAGCATCTCGGAGAACGTGGGGGCGCTGAACAAGTTCATGCGTGGGCTGCAGGTGCAGAAGTGGTTTCAGGAAGGCGAGGGGGCTGGTAAAAAGGCGGTGCAGGCGGTCAGCAAGCCCCTGGCCGACCTGATGAGCCGCGCCAAGAGCAGCACCCGCCACTTCTTCGACCCGGCCAGCGTGAACCCCTTCGCCGCGATGGGCGTGCGCTACGTGGGCCCAGTGGACGGCCACAATGTGGAGGAACTGGTGTGGCTCCTCGAGCGCCTCGTGGATCTGGACGGGCCCACGATCCTGCATGTGGTGACGAAAAAGGGCAAGGGCCTGAGTTACGCCGAGGCCGATCCCATCTACTGGCACGGCCCCGGCAAGTTTGACCCGGCCACTGGTGAATTCAGCGCCAGCAAGGCCTATTCCTGGAGCAACGCGTTTGGTGACGCCGTGACCGAACTGGCGCGGCTGGACCCCTGCACCTTTGTCATTACCCCCGCCATGCGCGAAGGCAGCGGGCTGGTGGAGTACAGCAAGGCGCACCCCAACCGCTACCTGGACGTGGGCATTGCCGAGGAAGTGGCGGTGACGGCGGCGGCCGGCATGGCGCTGCAGGGGCTGAAGCCGGTCGTGGCGATCTATTCCACCTTCCTGCAGCGCGCCTACGATCAGGTGCTGCACGACGTGGCCATTGAGCACCTGAACGTGACCTTTGCCATTGACCGCGCCGGCATCGTGGGGGCCGACGGCGCCACCCATAACGGCGTCTTTGACCTGAGTTACCTGCGTTCTATTCCGGGCGTTCGCATTGGCCTGCCGAAAGACGCCGCCGAACTGCGCGGCATGCTGAAGTACGCCCAGAACGCGGCTGGCCCCTTCGCCATCCGCTACCCGCGCGGCAACACCACCCCGGTGCCCGAAGGCACCTGGCCAGATCTGGAATGGGGCACCTGGGAGGTCGTGCAGCCGGGGCAAGAGGTGGTGGTGCTGGCCGGCGGCAAGGCACTGGAGTACGCGACCAAGGCGGCAGCCGGCCTCTCGGGCGTGGGGGTGGTCAACGCCCGCTTTGTCAAACCGCTGGACGAGACCATGCTGCGCGAGCTGGCCCATACCGCCCGCGCGCTGGTCACGGTGGAAGACAACACGGTGGTGGGCGGCTTTGGTAGCGCGGTGCTGGAATTCCTGAACGCCGAGGGCCTACACACGCCCGTGCGCGTGCTGGGCATCCCCGACGAGTTCCAGGAACATGCCACCGTGGACAGCGTGCACGCCCGCGCCGGCATTGACGCCCAGGCGATCCGCACCGTGCTGGCCGAGCTGGGCGTGGACGTTCCGATAGGGGTGTAA